One part of the Candidatus Diapherotrites archaeon genome encodes these proteins:
- a CDS encoding cytidine/deoxycytidylate deaminase family protein, which translates to MSSFLDKLNYFHRRPSWDEYFMEMTRVVAKRATCDRGRSGCVIVRGKHILTTGYVGSPPGMKHCDEVGHQMKKVVHEDGRESWHCVRTLHAEQNAILQAARQGISLQDTTLYCKMTPCRTCAMLIIGVGITRVLSQGKYHDGAESETMLASAGIKLEYIEDTLQRYRQQ; encoded by the coding sequence ATTTCATCCTTCCTAGACAAGCTAAATTATTTCCATCGCCGCCCCTCCTGGGACGAGTATTTCATGGAGATGACTAGGGTCGTGGCCAAACGCGCGACCTGTGACCGGGGGCGAAGCGGTTGCGTGATCGTGAGGGGGAAACATATCCTCACAACAGGTTACGTGGGATCCCCTCCCGGGATGAAACACTGCGATGAAGTGGGGCACCAGATGAAGAAGGTGGTCCATGAGGATGGGAGGGAGAGCTGGCATTGCGTCCGCACCCTGCATGCCGAACAGAATGCCATTCTTCAGGCGGCCCGACAAGGTATCTCCCTCCAGGATACCACCCTCTATTGCAAAATGACCCCCTGCCGAACGTGCGCCATGCTCATCATCGGAGTGGGCATTACCCGTGTTTTAAGCCAAGGCAAATACCATGACGGGGCGGAAAGCGAGACGATGCTCGCCAGCGCTGGAATAAAATTAGAATATATTGAGGATACCCTCCAACGCTATCGCCAGCAGTAG
- the dut gene encoding dUTP diphosphatase → MHLRIKKLHPDAILPKYAIPGDAGMDLYANDEYVIQPGERMAVSTGIALALPPGHVGLIWDKSGPPLKNGLHVMGGVLDETYRGEIKIVVINHGKEPITLEKGQKVAQLLIQPIAHPEIEEVTQLDTTIRGDKGFGSTGLK, encoded by the coding sequence ATGCACCTGCGCATTAAGAAACTCCACCCCGACGCCATCCTACCCAAGTATGCCATCCCCGGAGACGCGGGGATGGACCTGTATGCGAATGACGAATACGTTATCCAACCCGGGGAACGAATGGCTGTTTCCACGGGCATTGCCTTGGCTCTCCCTCCAGGTCACGTGGGGCTGATTTGGGACAAATCGGGGCCCCCGTTGAAGAACGGGCTTCACGTCATGGGGGGAGTTTTGGACGAAACCTACCGGGGGGAAATAAAGATCGTGGTGATCAATCATGGAAAGGAACCCATTACCCTCGAAAAGGGCCAAAAAGTCGCCCAACTTCTCATCCAACCCATCGCCCACCCGGAGATTGAAGAAGTCACCCAATTGGATACTACCATCCGAGGGGACAAGGGATTCGGGAGCACGGGCCTAAAATGA
- a CDS encoding nucleoside-diphosphate kinase, whose translation MLERSLILLKPDTVQRGLMGRILCRFEDVGLKIVGCKMVWVDKDHAAAHYADVAQRRGEKVFDQNVRFLTEGPVLAIVVEGIHAIDQVRKMIGPTEPKSALPGTIRGDFTHQSFAYADVHDQVIRNLVHASSSQEDAQREIPLWFTPEEVHTYTSVHDRHVLGK comes from the coding sequence GTGTTGGAACGATCCCTCATTTTGTTAAAACCCGATACCGTTCAACGCGGGCTCATGGGACGTATACTATGCCGGTTCGAGGATGTGGGATTGAAGATAGTAGGGTGCAAAATGGTGTGGGTGGACAAGGACCACGCCGCCGCCCATTACGCAGACGTGGCACAGCGCCGCGGGGAAAAGGTGTTCGACCAGAACGTGCGCTTTCTCACGGAGGGACCGGTATTGGCAATCGTGGTGGAAGGTATTCATGCCATCGACCAAGTGAGGAAAATGATCGGGCCCACCGAACCCAAATCCGCTCTCCCTGGAACCATCCGAGGAGACTTCACGCACCAAAGTTTCGCGTACGCAGACGTCCACGATCAGGTCATTCGCAACCTCGTGCACGCCTCCTCCTCCCAGGAAGACGCCCAGCGCGAAATTCCCCTATGGTTCACCCCGGAAGAGGTGCACACGTATACTAGTGTCCACGACCGACATGTGTTGGGGAAATAG
- a CDS encoding 50S ribosomal protein L24e — MDCTFCGNKIAKGTGLLFVKKTGQVFSFCSRKCETNMIKLKRQPRKTRWTKEFAKTKAANIAQRQHEKAKKKEEVSS; from the coding sequence ATGGATTGCACTTTCTGCGGGAACAAAATTGCCAAGGGAACCGGCCTCTTATTCGTGAAGAAAACCGGCCAAGTGTTCAGCTTCTGCTCTCGGAAGTGCGAGACCAACATGATTAAACTAAAACGCCAGCCCCGGAAAACCCGGTGGACCAAAGAATTCGCCAAGACCAAAGCCGCCAACATTGCCCAACGACAGCACGAAAAGGCCAAGAAGAAAGAAGAAGTGTCGAGTTGA
- a CDS encoding 30S ribosomal protein S28e yields the protein MSEMGTPAEVVEIVKRTGVHGEITQVLCKILDGPEKGRVKRRNVKGNLKKGDVLVLLNTEREAKEIRAR from the coding sequence ATGAGTGAAATGGGAACCCCCGCGGAAGTCGTGGAAATAGTCAAACGCACGGGCGTGCATGGCGAGATAACTCAAGTCCTATGCAAGATTTTGGACGGCCCCGAAAAAGGGCGCGTAAAACGAAGAAATGTGAAAGGCAACCTCAAGAAAGGGGACGTGTTGGTATTGTTGAATACGGAGCGCGAGGCCAAGGAGATCCGCGCGCGGTGA
- a CDS encoding ribosomal L7Ae/L30e/S12e/Gadd45 family protein — protein sequence MSTVFDVPKALQEQQGEFLSELRKKNGKLRIGVNEVTKAIERDQAKLVVIAQDVNPKELTMHLPLLCKEKKIPYSFMGSKKELGEKSGLGVGTAAVAVVEPGDAQNELETLAKKLMELAK from the coding sequence ATGAGTACTGTATTTGACGTCCCCAAGGCCCTGCAGGAACAGCAGGGGGAATTCCTATCCGAACTCCGGAAAAAGAATGGGAAGCTTCGCATCGGGGTCAATGAAGTCACCAAGGCCATCGAGCGCGACCAGGCAAAGTTGGTGGTGATTGCCCAGGATGTCAATCCAAAAGAGTTGACGATGCATCTGCCCTTGCTCTGCAAGGAGAAAAAAATCCCCTATTCCTTCATGGGATCCAAGAAGGAGCTGGGAGAAAAATCAGGGTTGGGAGTAGGGACGGCTGCCGTTGCGGTGGTGGAACCCGGGGATGCGCAGAATGAACTAGAAACCCTTGCTAAAAAACTGATGGAATTGGCCAAATAG
- a CDS encoding glycosyltransferase family 2 protein produces MHQLVIGITTHREPEFIGQTIASVWNADLVGVEKRIIVCANDSNSKKLKENVEAIRLAIHRLNIPKENIVIIQRSISNRPEALNAILTHAWTSKSVALALITGDVTISTYALARLYNELKTNIRLEGVGASIHASRNRKLSENLADIPHQVAGFRYLDGKCLMMRGSAVPKIGHIPSTILNDDLFISLRLGIENVRRIPSARVVYHPPASIRETWKQAVRQWKGVLQLRKMFGRKRVNAFVNPSVLRAFQRGISAYSSLSSKQRMALWAAPVFYSAVKARSYLGRKGGGTWKMQKSTKRGTR; encoded by the coding sequence ATGCATCAGCTCGTCATCGGGATTACAACGCATCGTGAACCAGAATTCATTGGGCAGACTATTGCATCGGTGTGGAATGCTGATTTGGTTGGAGTAGAAAAAAGGATTATTGTTTGTGCCAATGATTCAAATTCAAAAAAGCTGAAAGAAAATGTTGAAGCCATTCGTTTAGCTATTCATCGACTTAATATTCCGAAGGAAAATATTGTTATTATACAGCGATCCATTTCGAATCGACCAGAGGCACTAAATGCAATTTTAACTCATGCATGGACGTCGAAATCGGTTGCCTTAGCACTCATTACAGGAGATGTTACTATTTCCACTTATGCCCTCGCCAGGCTGTATAACGAATTAAAGACGAATATTAGATTGGAGGGGGTGGGTGCCTCTATACACGCATCGCGAAATAGGAAGCTATCTGAAAATTTAGCCGATATACCCCATCAAGTGGCCGGATTTCGCTATTTGGACGGAAAGTGTTTGATGATGCGCGGATCAGCCGTGCCTAAAATTGGCCACATCCCATCTACTATTCTAAACGATGATTTGTTTATTTCATTACGATTAGGTATTGAAAATGTTCGTCGAATTCCAAGTGCTCGAGTTGTTTATCACCCTCCTGCTTCAATCCGGGAAACGTGGAAACAAGCGGTTCGCCAATGGAAAGGGGTTCTTCAATTACGTAAAATGTTTGGTCGAAAAAGAGTAAATGCATTCGTGAATCCGAGTGTGTTACGAGCATTCCAAAGAGGAATTTCAGCCTATTCTAGCTTAAGCTCAAAACAAAGAATGGCATTATGGGCAGCCCCTGTTTTTTACTCAGCAGTGAAAGCCCGCTCATATTTGGGCAGAAAAGGTGGAGGAACATGGAAAATGCAGAAAAGTACAAAAAGGGGCACACGATGA
- a CDS encoding YbaK/EbsC family protein encodes MGQSERDAILRTFKEQNIPFEHFTHEPVYTSQQAMAARKGELHNGVKAMVLETERGVVLALLAADLKMDLKRFGEILEFKKVKLASKEIVLEKTGCEPGAVPPFWFSTPLPIYLDESVFDHEWAEFNIGLLTESVRIRTADLRKILPQRLLNFASIPQK; translated from the coding sequence ATGGGCCAATCCGAACGCGATGCCATCCTCCGCACTTTTAAGGAACAAAATATCCCATTCGAGCATTTCACTCACGAGCCGGTGTACACCTCCCAGCAGGCCATGGCCGCGCGGAAAGGAGAATTGCACAATGGGGTGAAAGCCATGGTTCTTGAAACCGAGCGGGGGGTGGTTTTGGCATTGCTGGCCGCGGACCTAAAGATGGATTTGAAACGGTTCGGGGAAATTTTGGAATTCAAGAAGGTGAAATTGGCCTCCAAGGAAATCGTATTGGAAAAAACGGGGTGCGAGCCCGGGGCCGTTCCTCCTTTTTGGTTTTCCACTCCTTTACCCATCTACCTCGACGAAAGTGTGTTCGACCACGAGTGGGCGGAGTTCAACATCGGATTGCTCACGGAAAGCGTGCGCATCCGAACGGCAGATTTGAGGAAAATATTGCCCCAGCGGCTATTGAATTTCGCATCTATCCCCCAAAAATAG
- a CDS encoding FixH family protein has translation MHVRLTHLLLLILLGLMLPLSVSGAATGVTWIPNLETGYIVTLSYPLCPSATGNTLITASVEGIQFGHPVSDANVFAAILKPDASSVDVNFTNNGDSTYTHSFNFDLNGEYFLQVTAYQGLSGAKGDINGYVYLGALSWTTAFLNNGFDLNIGELGTIRNTITNADGNAVYDINANTTTYYPDGTIADANASMSQLPNGEFVKTFFGPSPAGEYTVASLFTCGNRFVWDNTGTFTVLASPSGGGGGSSGGGSGGSSGGGGGGGTGGGGGASVAKRAQILEVFFQPELAKGAPSGMYARVQNLTTLFTDYLLRYTITTPSSYVITGEKPISDLSPFQSTLFLVDPAFTPIEFGMHHLRMELRSASGVVLYDTYDLNMDVRGEHALTFTISAPSEKSALGLSYPFTVNLFNSGDFQEDNVRVDWYVVDAQQLEYGRSATTLSLSAGETRALEYAPFIPLHAGVGIHTVYVNVYAYNTIQSKTVHFGVTTPNEYYAQLLADLEWRADQLEKTIDDMQRRGFDIADARTQLLAIQSDLAQAKGKLLAGDFETLGPLLIDISTRLSRLGALLATLEQQSPLLSREGLTMLLILGVILLLALLIWFRHHYTHQASALPNPLPKIPFIAPYLKVNRCYIPPQERPKRGNVLIGRILGLIERETPAW, from the coding sequence ATGCATGTGAGATTGACCCATCTCCTCCTCCTGATCCTCTTGGGATTAATGCTTCCCCTCTCCGTGAGCGGGGCCGCGACGGGAGTCACGTGGATTCCCAACCTGGAAACGGGATACATTGTCACCCTCTCTTACCCCTTGTGTCCTTCCGCCACCGGAAACACCCTCATCACCGCCTCGGTAGAAGGTATCCAATTCGGCCACCCCGTTTCAGACGCCAATGTCTTCGCCGCCATCCTAAAACCCGACGCCTCCAGCGTGGATGTGAACTTCACCAATAACGGGGACAGCACCTACACCCATTCATTCAATTTTGATCTCAATGGGGAATACTTTCTCCAAGTCACCGCGTACCAGGGTCTATCGGGCGCCAAAGGGGACATCAATGGCTACGTCTATTTGGGTGCCCTCTCCTGGACCACCGCATTCCTCAACAATGGCTTCGACCTCAACATTGGGGAGCTAGGTACCATCCGCAACACCATCACCAATGCGGATGGAAATGCGGTCTATGACATCAACGCCAACACCACCACCTACTACCCGGATGGAACCATCGCGGATGCCAATGCGAGCATGTCCCAATTACCTAATGGGGAGTTTGTCAAAACCTTTTTCGGCCCCTCTCCGGCGGGGGAATATACCGTGGCCTCCCTTTTCACGTGCGGCAACCGTTTCGTCTGGGACAATACGGGGACATTCACGGTGCTGGCATCTCCTTCGGGGGGCGGGGGGGGAAGTAGTGGGGGCGGTAGCGGGGGGAGCAGCGGTGGAGGCGGTGGGGGTGGCACTGGAGGTGGTGGGGGAGCGAGTGTGGCCAAACGCGCACAAATCCTGGAGGTTTTTTTCCAACCCGAACTCGCCAAAGGCGCTCCTTCCGGGATGTACGCCCGCGTGCAGAACCTCACCACGCTTTTCACGGATTACCTGCTCCGGTATACCATCACAACCCCCTCTTCCTATGTGATTACCGGGGAAAAACCCATTTCCGACCTGTCACCCTTCCAATCCACCCTCTTCCTCGTCGACCCAGCCTTTACCCCCATCGAATTTGGGATGCATCACCTGCGCATGGAGCTCCGCTCCGCGAGCGGGGTCGTGCTGTATGATACCTATGACTTGAACATGGACGTGCGGGGCGAGCACGCGCTGACATTCACCATTTCCGCCCCCTCGGAAAAGAGCGCCCTGGGCCTCAGCTACCCCTTCACGGTCAACCTTTTCAATAGTGGGGATTTTCAGGAGGATAACGTGCGGGTGGATTGGTATGTGGTGGATGCGCAACAATTGGAATATGGTCGCTCGGCCACGACGCTATCCCTTTCCGCAGGGGAAACCCGTGCCCTGGAATATGCCCCCTTCATCCCCCTCCATGCGGGAGTGGGGATCCATACGGTATACGTGAATGTGTACGCTTACAATACCATTCAATCTAAAACGGTGCATTTTGGGGTGACAACACCCAACGAATATTATGCTCAACTTCTGGCGGACTTGGAATGGCGCGCGGACCAATTGGAAAAAACCATTGATGATATGCAGCGCCGGGGATTCGACATCGCGGACGCGCGGACACAACTATTGGCTATCCAATCGGATCTCGCCCAGGCCAAAGGAAAATTGCTGGCTGGGGATTTTGAAACATTGGGGCCTTTGCTCATCGACATCTCCACCCGACTCTCCCGATTGGGAGCATTGCTCGCCACCCTCGAACAGCAATCCCCTCTCCTTTCCCGGGAGGGACTTACTATGCTCCTCATATTAGGGGTTATTCTGCTCCTCGCCCTGCTCATCTGGTTCCGACACCATTATACCCACCAGGCCTCCGCCCTTCCAAATCCTCTCCCCAAAATTCCCTTCATCGCCCCCTATCTGAAAGTAAACCGGTGCTATATTCCCCCTCAGGAACGCCCCAAACGGGGTAATGTTTTAATAGGCCGAATTCTTGGCCTTATCGAGAGGGAAACCCCAGCATGGTAA